Proteins encoded in a region of the Syntrophales bacterium genome:
- a CDS encoding DUF1829 domain-containing protein, with amino-acid sequence MIIEIQELLDKYLSWLRDKTVLRKVNDWIEITTPYLDRHNDYLQIYAKRQNGTYLLTDDGFVIADLNQSGCKLDSAKRQALLKMTLNGFGVQLNEGRLEISASPDNFALKKHNLIQAMLSVNDLFYLAVPMVASLFYEDVVEWLDLHEIRYSPKVKFTGKSGYDHLFDFVIPKSRTQPERILQTINRPNRDTAQAVAFSWIDTKDVRPPDSRAYAFLNDSDQIFSATVLDALRNYDVSPVLWTKREGVRQELAV; translated from the coding sequence ATGATCATCGAAATTCAAGAACTTCTTGATAAGTATTTGTCATGGTTAAGAGATAAGACCGTTCTTCGGAAGGTAAACGACTGGATCGAAATCACGACGCCCTATCTCGACAGGCACAATGACTACCTGCAAATCTATGCCAAGCGGCAGAATGGGACATATCTTTTGACGGATGATGGGTTTGTCATTGCAGATTTGAATCAATCCGGTTGCAAGCTTGATAGTGCTAAAAGGCAGGCGCTCCTCAAGATGACGCTGAACGGTTTTGGCGTCCAATTGAACGAAGGTCGTCTTGAAATCAGCGCATCCCCAGATAATTTTGCTCTGAAGAAGCATAATCTCATCCAGGCAATGCTTTCTGTCAATGACCTCTTTTATCTGGCTGTACCAATGGTTGCCAGTCTGTTTTATGAAGATGTTGTTGAATGGCTCGATTTGCACGAAATTCGCTATTCCCCAAAGGTGAAGTTCACAGGCAAGAGTGGATACGACCATCTTTTTGATTTTGTTATCCCGAAGTCACGCACACAACCGGAACGTATTTTACAGACTATCAACCGTCCGAATCGTGACACCGCCCAGGCTGTAGCATTTTCATGGATTGATACAAAAGATGTACGCCCACCTGACTCCAGAGCCTATGCTTTTTTGAATGATTCTGATCAAATCTTTTCAGCTACTGTGCTGGACGCTTTGCGAAATTATGATGTAAGCCCTGTGCTCTGGACAAAGCGTGAAGGGGTTAGACAGGAACTGGCAGTATAA